A genome region from Astyanax mexicanus isolate ESR-SI-001 chromosome 19, AstMex3_surface, whole genome shotgun sequence includes the following:
- the si:dkey-204f11.64 gene encoding guanine nucleotide-binding protein G(I)/G(S)/G(O) subunit gamma-5 produces MSNNSASNLVMVQKMVKQLRLEASVRRIKVSQAAADLKAFCLQNAHKDPLLVGVPSSDNPFRPPKSCELF; encoded by the exons ATGTCCAACAACAGCGCGAGTAACCTGGTCATGGTCCAGAAAATGGTGAAGCAGCTTCGGCTGGAGGCGAGTGTGCGGCGGATAAAG GTGTCCCAGGCTGCTGCTGACCTGAAGGCGTTTTGCTTGCAAAATGCCCATAAGGATCCGCTGCTTGTGGGGGTCCCATCCAGTGATAATCCGTTCCGCCCACCGAAGTCATGTGAACTCTTCTGA
- the LOC103037558 gene encoding ATP-dependent Clp protease proteolytic subunit, mitochondrial: MLLRRVIQCGAFALKGSRSLHQSSPWRSPLIPIVVEQTGRGERAYDIYSRLLRERIICVMGPIDDSVASLVIAQLLFLQSESNNKPIHMYINSPGGVVTSGLAIYDTMQYILNPISTWCVGQAASMGSLLLAAGTAGMRHSLPNARIMVHQPSGGARGQATDIAIQAEEILKLKRQINNIYCKHTGQPLETIEGVMERDRYMSPMEAQDFGIIDKVLVHPPQAGQDEPELVQKDPEASTSPTAQAAASEPVQTGASPPSSYKPEP; this comes from the exons ATGTTGTTACGG AGGGTGATACAGTGCGGAGCTTTTGCACTGAAGGGCAGCCGCTCTCTCCACCAGAGCTCCCCCTGGAGAAGTCCTCTCATACCCATAGTAGTGGAGCAGACG GGCCGAGGAGAGCGTGCCTATGACATTTACTCTCGGCTGCTGAGGGAGAGGATCATCTGTGTAATGGGTCCT ATTGACGACTCTGTGGCAAGTCTGGTGATTGCACAGCTTCTATTCCTGCAGTCAGAAAGCAACAACAAACCCATTCACATGTACATCAACAgtccag GTGGCGTAGTCACATCAGGGCTGGCAATCTATGACACTATGCAGTACATTCTCAACCCCATTTCTACGTGGTGTGTTGGGCAGGCAGCCAGTATGGGCAGTCTACTACTGGCTGCGGGGACTGCAGGCATGAGACACTCACTGCCAAATGCTCGCATCATGGTGCACCAGCCTTCAGGAGGAGCCAGG GGTCAAGCGACAGACATCGCCATTCAGGCAGAAGAGATTCTGAAGCTGAAGAGACAGATCAACAATATCTACTGTAAACATACAGGCCAGCCTCTGGAAACTATAG AGGGTGTAATGGAACGAGACAGATACATGAGCCCTATGGAGGCGCAGGACTTTGGCATTATTGACAAGGTTCTGGTCCACCCTCCTCAGGCTGGACAGGACGAGCCTGAACTGGTTCAGAAAGATCCAGAGGCTTCGACCAGCCCTACTGCCCAAGCAGCAGCTTCTGAACCAGTGCAAACTGGGGCCAGCCCTCCATCTTCTTATAAACCTGAACCATGA